From Oligoflexus sp., the proteins below share one genomic window:
- a CDS encoding lipase secretion chaperone encodes MKRRFMGRAGMLASLLILALIVISRREPQADPSEPLAAAPADTDGSWAVRPDAPPATQPRAVTSAPIENAPAPHPSLEGTDVNGGIRVDDKGRIILHRDVRRLFDYYLSLRGRMDNESIRALLRQHLEASQPGTVVQEALALFDQYVALINAEAKYAEEWTERDLKASEQVASVLEERRNLRREYLGDALSEAFYQDQEQYEAFQLERMKISTNPDLNEAEKKAALDAAESLLSPQQREIRKQTFAWLDIKQLARQPIESLDAEGADAIRQRFGDNALDRLAAVEQERQSWEQKREDWLAEKARLSARPDLSEGEKKAQLEAYGQSHLDPGELRRMQALDSDTGAH; translated from the coding sequence ATGAAGCGGCGATTCATGGGTCGGGCCGGGATGCTTGCCAGTCTCCTGATCCTTGCCCTCATCGTCATCAGTCGGCGCGAGCCGCAAGCGGATCCTTCTGAGCCGCTTGCGGCAGCTCCCGCGGACACGGACGGGAGCTGGGCTGTGCGCCCTGATGCCCCGCCCGCGACTCAGCCTCGGGCGGTGACCAGCGCCCCGATTGAAAACGCCCCGGCACCGCATCCCTCCCTCGAAGGAACCGATGTCAATGGCGGCATTCGCGTCGATGACAAGGGCCGCATCATACTGCATCGTGATGTGCGGCGGCTCTTTGATTACTATTTAAGCCTCAGAGGACGCATGGATAATGAAAGCATCCGTGCGCTCCTGCGGCAGCATCTGGAAGCTTCCCAGCCCGGCACCGTCGTGCAGGAGGCTCTGGCTCTCTTCGATCAGTATGTCGCGCTCATCAACGCCGAAGCCAAATACGCCGAGGAATGGACGGAGCGCGATCTGAAGGCGAGTGAGCAGGTGGCATCCGTCCTGGAAGAAAGGCGCAATCTGCGGCGCGAATATCTGGGTGACGCTTTGAGCGAAGCCTTCTATCAGGACCAGGAGCAGTATGAAGCGTTTCAATTGGAACGGATGAAGATCAGCACCAATCCCGATCTGAATGAAGCGGAAAAGAAAGCGGCCTTGGACGCTGCGGAGAGCCTTCTGTCTCCTCAGCAAAGGGAGATACGCAAACAAACCTTTGCGTGGCTCGATATTAAACAACTCGCGCGCCAACCGATCGAGTCACTGGATGCTGAGGGCGCCGATGCGATCCGCCAGCGTTTTGGTGACAACGCCCTCGATCGGCTGGCCGCAGTCGAGCAGGAGCGCCAAAGCTGGGAACAAAAACGCGAGGACTGGCTGGCCGAGAAGGCCCGACTGTCGGCGCGCCCTGATCTGTCCGAGGGCGAGAAAAAAGCCCAGCTTGAGGCTTATGGCCAATCGCATCTGGACCCGGGCGAGCTGCGCCGTATGCAGGCTCTCGACAGCGATACCGGGGCCCACTAG
- a CDS encoding lipase family alpha/beta hydrolase, producing MSGLSTTGFDVKAWLKTMICSLFTLVVATASAHAGSDNYAKTRYPIVMVPGAFAFDNVLGVVDYWYGITDELRRQGAEVYVTNLSSSASNVRRGEELLEDIRQIRALTGASRVNLIAHSQGGPAARYVASLKPEWIESVNCVTCMNEGTEFADNLYAFLNKHILLKWVANVTLSTVFSALDIFSTSSKDGSYNSAYRGVQIAEDLVQAAGTKALDKFNAQFPEALSEMNCELQEKGKLYKGISGPALVNNVSYFSWGGVDVVTNRVDPLDSVLVPVVKIFFPSNARIWDGLVRSCGHPLGQLTEGFYPLNHFDAINQAFGLVRSGIDIPTLYVQNANRLQKAGH from the coding sequence ATGTCAGGCCTTTCCACAACCGGATTCGACGTCAAGGCATGGTTAAAAACCATGATTTGCAGCCTTTTCACGCTTGTTGTCGCCACAGCGTCCGCCCATGCTGGCAGCGATAATTACGCCAAAACCCGCTACCCTATTGTTATGGTGCCTGGCGCCTTTGCCTTCGACAACGTCCTCGGCGTCGTCGATTATTGGTATGGCATCACTGACGAGTTGCGGCGTCAGGGCGCGGAAGTCTACGTCACGAACCTGAGCAGCTCCGCTTCGAACGTCCGTCGTGGCGAGGAATTGCTGGAAGACATCCGGCAGATTCGGGCGCTCACGGGTGCCTCGCGCGTGAATCTGATCGCGCATAGTCAGGGCGGTCCGGCCGCACGTTATGTGGCCAGTCTGAAGCCCGAGTGGATCGAGTCCGTCAACTGCGTGACCTGTATGAATGAAGGCACCGAGTTCGCGGACAACCTTTATGCCTTTCTGAACAAACATATTCTTCTGAAATGGGTCGCCAACGTCACACTTTCGACGGTTTTTTCCGCCCTCGATATTTTTTCGACCTCTTCGAAGGATGGTTCCTACAATAGCGCCTACCGCGGCGTGCAGATCGCCGAGGACCTTGTACAGGCAGCCGGCACAAAGGCTCTGGATAAATTCAATGCCCAGTTCCCCGAGGCGCTTTCCGAAATGAACTGTGAGCTGCAGGAAAAGGGCAAGCTCTATAAAGGCATCAGCGGTCCCGCCTTGGTGAATAACGTCTCCTATTTTTCCTGGGGCGGCGTGGATGTCGTCACCAACCGGGTCGATCCTCTGGATTCCGTCCTTGTGCCCGTGGTGAAAATCTTCTTCCCAAGCAACGCCCGCATTTGGGATGGCCTCGTGCGCAGCTGCGGCCATCCGCTCGGACAACTCACGGAAGGCTTTTATCCATTGAATCATTTCGATGCGATCAACCAGGCCTTCGGCCTTGTGCGCAGCGGCATTGATATCCCAACCCTGTATGTTCAGAACGCCAATCGCCTGCAGAAGGCGGGTCACTGA
- a CDS encoding oligopeptide:H+ symporter, which translates to MSAAAQMNKTAGGFPPQIPYIIGNEACERFSFYGMRNILTAFLVSHLLLDVAVSEREVAAKEIFHIFVMGVYFFPLLGGWLADRFLGKYRTIFWLSLLYCVGHLCLALFEAQKSGFYLGLFLIALGSGGIKPCVSSFVGDQFDQSNKDKARVVFDIFYWSINFGSFFASLLIPLILDRAGPGWAFGIPGVLMALATFVFWLGRKQYRVTAPAAADPHSFMRVVYSALFRSQGARTGTVLAFIGVLLAVVSVLCWPMLGVVAAVCLALVMLLLFGGIGAWMQLDQARALHPADAVEGVRAVLRVLVIFGLVTPFWSLFDQKASTWILQARVMELPGWSWLTSASQMQALNPLLVVLLIPFNNLVLYPFLARRGIVFSPLRRMTFGIVLSGLSWVVVGAFQLAIDQGAQLSILWQVLPYIILTLAEVFVSATGLEFAYSQAPARMKGVIMSFWSLSVTIGSLWVLLVNVGVKSESLTQAVSAGGISVTAFQMFFFAGFAFLAALAFGLYAKRYPVADHYLKT; encoded by the coding sequence ATGTCGGCCGCTGCACAAATGAACAAGACAGCCGGTGGTTTTCCGCCGCAGATCCCCTACATCATCGGAAACGAAGCCTGCGAGCGGTTTTCGTTCTATGGGATGCGTAATATCCTGACGGCTTTTTTGGTGAGTCATCTTTTGTTGGACGTTGCAGTCTCCGAACGTGAGGTCGCGGCCAAGGAAATCTTTCACATCTTCGTGATGGGTGTTTATTTTTTTCCGCTGCTCGGCGGCTGGCTCGCGGACCGCTTCCTGGGGAAGTATCGTACCATTTTTTGGTTGAGCCTTCTTTACTGCGTGGGTCACCTCTGTCTGGCGCTCTTTGAAGCCCAGAAGTCGGGTTTTTATCTGGGTCTCTTTCTGATCGCCCTGGGGTCCGGGGGGATCAAGCCCTGCGTGTCGTCCTTCGTCGGCGATCAGTTCGATCAGAGCAACAAGGATAAGGCTCGGGTGGTCTTTGATATCTTTTATTGGAGTATCAACTTCGGGTCCTTCTTCGCCTCGCTCCTGATTCCTTTGATCCTGGATCGCGCCGGTCCGGGCTGGGCTTTTGGAATTCCGGGTGTGCTGATGGCTCTGGCCACCTTTGTGTTCTGGCTCGGTCGCAAGCAGTATCGCGTCACGGCCCCGGCGGCCGCGGATCCTCATTCTTTCATGCGCGTAGTTTATAGTGCTCTTTTCCGTTCGCAGGGGGCCCGCACGGGAACCGTACTGGCCTTTATCGGCGTCCTGCTCGCTGTCGTTTCCGTCCTGTGCTGGCCGATGCTGGGCGTGGTCGCGGCCGTGTGCCTTGCCCTTGTCATGCTCCTTCTGTTCGGGGGAATTGGCGCCTGGATGCAGCTCGATCAGGCGCGGGCTCTGCATCCGGCCGATGCCGTGGAAGGTGTGCGGGCGGTTTTGCGCGTGCTCGTCATCTTTGGACTCGTGACGCCGTTCTGGTCGCTCTTCGATCAAAAAGCTTCGACCTGGATTCTGCAGGCGCGGGTGATGGAACTGCCAGGCTGGTCATGGCTTACGAGTGCTTCTCAGATGCAGGCCTTGAATCCTTTGCTCGTGGTCCTGCTCATTCCTTTCAATAACCTTGTTCTTTATCCCTTCCTCGCGCGTCGGGGGATTGTGTTCTCGCCTCTGCGCCGCATGACCTTTGGTATCGTGCTGTCGGGGCTTTCGTGGGTCGTGGTCGGTGCGTTTCAGTTGGCCATCGATCAGGGGGCGCAGCTTTCCATTCTGTGGCAGGTGCTGCCTTATATTATCCTGACTCTGGCGGAAGTCTTCGTCTCGGCCACGGGACTTGAATTCGCGTATAGCCAGGCGCCGGCGCGGATGAAGGGTGTGATCATGAGCTTTTGGAGTCTTTCCGTAACGATCGGCAGCCTTTGGGTGCTGCTCGTGAATGTTGGCGTGAAATCCGAGAGTCTGACCCAGGCCGTCAGCGCCGGTGGCATCAGCGTGACTGCCTTCCAGATGTTCTTCTTTGCAGGTTTTGCGTTCCTGGCAGCGCTGGCCTTCGGTCTTTATGCGAAGCGTTATCCGGTGGCCGATCATTACCTGAAAACTTGA